In Lycorma delicatula isolate Av1 chromosome 10, ASM4794821v1, whole genome shotgun sequence, a genomic segment contains:
- the LOC142330900 gene encoding uncharacterized protein LOC142330900 produces MYSDNATNFRCARNTLYELFQFFKSKDFNSAIQSFSNSQNFKWSFIPPSLPHFGGLWESGIKSVKFHLRRVVGKTILTFKEFYTILTQIEACLNSCPLFAISNDPKDPEPLTPGHFLIGSPLTSFPDPDFSEIPENRLGRWQLLQKFIEVIWKKSSKDYLHQLQQRNKWCFPNRNLCEGDLVLICDDNTSPLFWKSGIVTHAFMGSDNLVKSC; encoded by the coding sequence ATGTATTCAGATAACGCTACTAACTTTCGTTGTGCTAGGAACACTCTTTatgaattgtttcaattttttaaatcgaagGACTTCAATTCAGCTATTCAATCTTTCTcaaattctcaaaattttaaatggtcaTTTATTCCCCCTTCCTTGCCCCACTTTGGTGGCTTGTGGGAAAGCGGAATCAAGAGTGTTAAATTTCATCTTCGCCGTGTCGTTGGAAAAACCATTCTTACCTTCAaggaattttatacaattttaactcaAATTGAAGCATGTCTTAATTCTTGCCCACTTTTTGCTATTTCTAATGACCCTAAAGATCCTGAACCGCTTACTCCTGGCCATTTCTTAATCGGTTCTCCTCTTACTTCATTTCCTGACCCAGACTTTTCCGAAATTCCAGAAAATCGTTTAGGTAGGTGGCAATTATTGCAGaaatttattgaagttatttggaaaaaatcGTCTAAAGATTATTTGCATCAACTGCAACAACGCAATAAATGGTGTTTTCCTAATAGAAATCTGTGTGAGGgggatttagttttaatttgtgatGACAATACTTCTCCATTATTTTGGAAATCTGGAATTGTTACTCATGCTTTCATGGGTTCTGATAATTTAGTTAAGAGTTGTTGA